In Microbulbifer sp. GL-2, the following are encoded in one genomic region:
- a CDS encoding glycosyltransferase family 2 protein gives MNNNLKLESLVRSQLLGQQALTSVEKGVGNNKKHKIVVSLTSYGRRIHDIFLCVESLFQQSLKADVVALWLSREDFPDEKVPEILQKQLQRGLQIFFVERDLGPYTKYFYAFEQFPDSLIVTVDDDVLYPSDMIDMLYQAYLTEPSYIHCHRAHRITLDKDGSLLPYEKWRSKRETWCGSSNTEPSHMVFPTGVGGVIYHPGSLHEDAFDSDKFLKLCPGADDVWLKAMSIKQGTMAVRVADHRHWRDRFLTVPGAQGSGLKNANLKRKSGNDCKVKRVFSEYQLLEQLK, from the coding sequence GTGAATAATAATTTGAAGCTGGAGTCTTTGGTTCGAAGCCAACTTCTAGGGCAGCAAGCCTTGACAAGTGTCGAGAAGGGAGTGGGGAATAACAAAAAACATAAGATTGTAGTTTCGCTAACATCATATGGACGGCGTATACACGATATCTTTTTATGTGTGGAAAGTTTATTTCAGCAGTCTCTGAAAGCTGATGTTGTTGCTCTCTGGCTATCCAGGGAAGATTTCCCCGATGAGAAAGTGCCGGAAATACTGCAGAAGCAGTTACAGCGCGGTTTACAGATTTTTTTTGTTGAGCGGGATCTTGGGCCGTACACGAAATATTTTTATGCATTTGAACAATTCCCGGATAGTCTGATCGTCACTGTGGATGATGATGTTTTATACCCTTCAGATATGATTGATATGCTTTATCAGGCTTATCTAACTGAACCCTCTTATATTCACTGTCATCGTGCCCACCGAATCACCCTGGATAAGGATGGGAGTTTGCTACCTTATGAAAAATGGCGCTCAAAAAGGGAAACTTGGTGTGGTTCATCCAACACTGAGCCATCCCACATGGTTTTCCCTACCGGGGTTGGAGGGGTTATTTATCATCCAGGTTCTTTACATGAAGATGCATTTGATAGCGATAAGTTTCTGAAATTATGCCCTGGAGCAGATGATGTTTGGCTCAAGGCCATGAGTATCAAACAGGGAACTATGGCTGTTCGAGTAGCGGATCATCGCCATTGGAGAGATCGTTTTTTGACAGTGCCGGGTGCTCAGGGGTCTGGGTTGAAAAATGCAAATCTAAAAAGAAAGTCTGGGAATGATTGTAAAGTTAAAAGGGTATTTTCAGAGTATCAATTGTTAGAGCAATTGAAGTAA
- a CDS encoding autotransporter outer membrane beta-barrel domain-containing protein: MGIPNRLSSLQRNFTSGPIFFSFLLFLPLLLSQSALAECTPGNIGTVGPDQITCDEDNDAEEADVDGLAGNDIIDLNGGTLSNAYGSAGNDEINILGATITNMVDGGDGDDTIILNERSSDVGDYIGGGGIHGGAGNDNIQILDGLSFHVWGGEGNDQITLDGGFIFNYLDAGEGDDFIHWDEGISNEIRGGSGSDTLIIDSYSFDGEAILDGGDDLSAEDGEIDTLIFKLDYRLDGNQLSNWERVVVWGSSKMIFSGSLNVGGGQDNEGNPLGLHVKWGGQAFFDTDEYVITGNVANDGTIDLVNQKFNTVTIKKDSDGNYGKYIGGNGRLWMDAILDDDNDASDHLRIEGDTSGTTAITVFNLNGQGARTQGNGIKLISVEGVSANDAFVLSGDFVTKDDQQATIGGAYAYTLHHNGVSENYDGDWYLRSVVNDSSKFPEGGMTRWQPTAVLYESLPQILRSLNVPSPLRSRVGNRFWVGSSYKDLLNSDYDSSEETAIDSKGIWIRNSARYISAQPKESTTWASWDQNYYQLQLGADLPLNISVLGSTPVASMALHYGDAKNDIDSFFGDGDIDIKNYGVSAFLTWYSYQGLFIDTQLKLDWFDFDFDAYDLRTLKNSGEAYGYALSIEGGWSFKLYDYYSITPLAQLIYTSEEAEDIEDTYNVLASDINNNGLIVRLGTSLEKRKSQRKSSRKMYGSLPLERFSFYITPSLIFNLDQETNLLVSGTRLYQEPDRWFGELRMGASYEECGDHCSIYSEIFYSSSLENFGDSFVGGLELGFRYKW, translated from the coding sequence GTGGGCATCCCAAATAGATTATCCAGCCTCCAAAGAAACTTTACATCTGGACCTATTTTTTTCAGTTTTCTATTGTTCCTGCCACTTTTACTGAGTCAGTCGGCATTAGCAGAATGTACACCTGGAAATATAGGCACGGTTGGTCCAGACCAAATCACCTGTGATGAAGACAACGATGCAGAAGAGGCTGATGTCGATGGGCTGGCGGGTAATGATATTATAGATCTTAATGGCGGCACCCTGAGCAATGCATATGGCAGCGCAGGTAATGATGAAATCAATATCCTGGGTGCGACAATCACTAATATGGTCGATGGTGGTGATGGCGATGACACCATTATTTTGAATGAACGCAGTAGCGATGTTGGTGATTATATCGGTGGGGGCGGGATTCATGGTGGTGCAGGCAATGATAATATTCAAATTTTGGACGGATTATCATTTCATGTCTGGGGGGGAGAAGGAAATGATCAGATTACTTTAGACGGCGGCTTTATTTTTAATTACCTGGATGCTGGCGAAGGTGACGATTTTATTCATTGGGATGAGGGTATCAGCAATGAAATTCGCGGTGGCAGCGGCTCCGACACTCTGATTATAGATTCCTACTCCTTTGATGGCGAAGCCATACTCGATGGTGGTGACGATCTCAGCGCTGAGGACGGCGAAATTGATACCCTGATTTTCAAACTTGATTATCGTCTAGATGGAAATCAATTAAGTAACTGGGAGCGGGTAGTTGTCTGGGGAAGTTCAAAAATGATTTTCTCTGGCAGTCTCAACGTAGGAGGAGGTCAGGATAATGAAGGCAACCCCTTAGGTTTACATGTCAAATGGGGGGGGCAAGCATTTTTTGATACAGATGAGTATGTCATTACCGGTAATGTGGCCAACGATGGAACTATCGACCTGGTCAACCAGAAGTTCAACACGGTGACCATTAAAAAAGATAGTGATGGCAACTATGGCAAATATATTGGAGGTAATGGACGACTGTGGATGGATGCAATACTTGATGACGATAATGATGCTAGTGACCATCTACGCATAGAAGGAGATACCAGCGGTACCACAGCGATTACCGTGTTCAACCTCAACGGACAGGGTGCTCGTACCCAAGGTAACGGAATCAAATTGATCTCTGTAGAGGGTGTATCGGCAAACGATGCCTTCGTTTTAAGTGGTGATTTTGTCACCAAGGATGATCAACAGGCCACAATCGGTGGCGCCTACGCCTATACGCTACACCACAATGGAGTTTCCGAAAATTATGACGGCGACTGGTACCTGCGCTCAGTGGTTAATGATTCGAGCAAGTTTCCAGAAGGAGGAATGACTCGCTGGCAACCAACAGCAGTACTGTATGAATCCCTGCCACAAATACTTCGCTCCCTGAATGTCCCTTCACCATTACGCAGCCGTGTTGGAAATCGCTTCTGGGTCGGCAGTAGCTATAAGGATTTACTCAACAGTGACTACGATAGTTCAGAAGAAACTGCTATCGACAGTAAGGGCATATGGATACGCAACAGTGCACGTTATATCAGCGCCCAACCCAAAGAATCCACTACCTGGGCCAGCTGGGATCAGAACTATTATCAACTACAACTGGGAGCAGACCTCCCCCTGAATATCTCAGTTTTAGGAAGCACACCAGTCGCCAGTATGGCTTTACATTATGGCGATGCCAAAAATGATATAGATTCATTTTTTGGTGATGGGGATATCGATATTAAAAACTATGGAGTCAGTGCTTTTCTGACCTGGTATAGCTACCAGGGCTTATTTATTGACACACAATTAAAACTTGACTGGTTTGATTTCGACTTTGATGCCTACGACTTGCGCACCCTAAAGAACAGTGGTGAAGCTTATGGTTATGCGCTATCCATAGAGGGAGGGTGGAGCTTTAAATTATACGATTATTACTCCATTACTCCCTTGGCACAGCTGATTTACACTTCGGAGGAGGCTGAGGATATTGAAGATACCTATAATGTTCTCGCAAGTGATATCAATAACAACGGTCTTATAGTACGTTTGGGCACCTCCTTAGAGAAACGAAAAAGCCAGCGCAAATCAAGCCGGAAAATGTATGGCTCACTTCCATTGGAACGCTTTAGCTTCTATATTACACCCAGCCTGATCTTCAACCTCGATCAGGAAACAAATCTCCTGGTTTCAGGAACCCGGCTATATCAAGAACCAGACAGGTGGTTTGGCGAGTTGCGTATGGGTGCCAGCTATGAGGAGTGTGGTGACCACTGCTCTATTTACTCAGAAATATTTTATTCCAGTAGCCTGGAGAATTTTGGGGATAGTTTTGTTGGAGGTCTGGAGCTTGGCTTTCGCTATAAATGGTAA
- a CDS encoding OmpW family protein, which translates to MKLKGLSRAAMTLILTSGATITHAQEDWRDIEWGDFIVRFGLSYVTPNDAATSLKYRVLQQWDLYNSSWEIDTAQTWQISGVWRPSDRWGFELMHINSASYDVTLDNFTGNPGRDQIKLGDFKASTTLAFANWYFLDPSYFSRPYVGAGINYTNYHTVSISRQFNEYLIDSGMSVAPGSFNMGHSWDWALQAGIDFNLDFRQFQYPLIINLAALYYMSDTNPTVDFPTDLGSDRLYSHFDYDPWIINIGLGTKF; encoded by the coding sequence ATGAAACTTAAGGGACTCAGTCGCGCGGCAATGACACTTATTTTGACCTCTGGCGCAACCATTACCCATGCCCAAGAAGATTGGCGTGATATCGAGTGGGGCGACTTTATTGTGAGGTTTGGATTGAGCTATGTAACTCCCAATGACGCTGCCACTTCTTTAAAGTATCGGGTTCTTCAACAGTGGGACCTCTATAACTCCAGCTGGGAAATAGATACCGCGCAAACCTGGCAGATTTCCGGAGTCTGGCGCCCGTCAGATCGCTGGGGCTTTGAATTGATGCATATCAACAGTGCCTCTTACGATGTGACATTGGATAATTTTACCGGCAATCCTGGTAGGGACCAAATTAAGCTGGGGGATTTCAAGGCCTCCACCACTCTCGCATTCGCCAACTGGTATTTTTTGGATCCATCTTATTTCAGTCGTCCCTACGTAGGAGCGGGTATTAACTACACCAATTACCACACAGTTTCTATCAGCCGCCAATTTAATGAATATCTGATAGATTCCGGCATGTCAGTTGCACCGGGCTCATTTAATATGGGGCATTCCTGGGATTGGGCGCTCCAAGCTGGGATCGATTTCAACCTGGATTTTCGCCAGTTCCAGTATCCACTAATTATCAACCTGGCAGCACTCTATTACATGTCTGATACTAATCCCACTGTAGATTTCCCCACAGATCTGGGGAGCGACCGGCTATATTCACACTTTGATTACGACCCTTGGATAATCAATATTGGTCTCGGAACAAAATTCTAA
- a CDS encoding LysR family transcriptional regulator gives MSSSRAHTRIGTARQLEILLSVFEQHSISAAAKTLHLTQPSVSMQLAKLSAAVGLPLYYSVGKQLHFTEAGLTLVESAREILKSYEYLDLKLAKLRGLESGKLQLAVVTTAKYFIPHLIGDFYEQHPQLDIRFRVGNRQQIIDYTSEDADDFYVFSHPPQNPDLELVEFLPNHLLAIAPEKHPLANRKKVSLKEFASCPFLRREEGSGTRHAIERFLTKQGIDLNMRMTIESNEAIKHAVMSGLGVSILSEHTLAFGGRSGLAILNVEALPIITHWYLARRKSRPLSPAAMEFLEYARNLETVPEEIGGARIHTSK, from the coding sequence ATGTCCTCCAGCAGAGCCCACACCCGGATCGGAACCGCACGACAGCTGGAGATCCTGCTGAGCGTATTCGAGCAGCACAGTATCAGCGCTGCCGCCAAGACCCTGCACCTAACTCAACCCAGTGTGTCCATGCAGCTGGCCAAGCTCTCCGCCGCCGTGGGGCTGCCGCTCTACTATTCCGTCGGCAAGCAGTTGCACTTTACCGAGGCAGGCCTGACCCTGGTGGAAAGTGCCAGGGAGATTTTAAAGAGCTATGAATATCTCGATTTAAAACTGGCAAAACTGCGTGGACTGGAGAGTGGCAAGCTACAGTTGGCCGTTGTCACCACCGCCAAATACTTTATCCCGCACTTAATTGGGGACTTCTACGAACAGCACCCACAGTTGGATATCCGCTTTCGTGTGGGCAATCGCCAGCAGATCATCGATTACACCAGTGAAGACGCGGATGACTTTTATGTATTCAGCCATCCTCCACAAAATCCCGACTTGGAGCTGGTGGAATTTTTACCGAACCACCTGCTGGCAATAGCCCCGGAAAAGCATCCGCTGGCTAATAGAAAAAAAGTCTCTCTAAAAGAATTTGCCAGCTGCCCTTTCCTGCGCAGGGAGGAAGGTTCTGGTACACGCCATGCCATTGAACGCTTCCTGACCAAGCAAGGCATCGACCTCAATATGCGTATGACGATTGAAAGCAATGAGGCTATCAAGCATGCTGTGATGTCCGGTCTGGGCGTTTCCATTCTCTCCGAACACACCCTCGCCTTTGGCGGGCGTTCCGGCCTTGCCATATTAAATGTTGAGGCGCTGCCAATTATTACCCACTGGTATCTGGCTCGTCGTAAGTCTCGCCCTCTCTCCCCCGCGGCCATGGAATTCCTGGAATATGCCCGCAACCTGGAAACCGTGCCAGAGGAAATCGGCGGAGCCAGGATACATACCTCAAAGTAA
- a CDS encoding sodium-dependent bicarbonate transport family permease, giving the protein MQLDIVVGFFLLGALAQLVRSDLRLPTGLYQSCVIFLLLAIGLKGGAALSTYSASTLVPQSLAVLAFGALLPLLAFPLLYWVGKWTRLDAAATAAHYGSVSVATYAVAVALLNARGIEYEAYFPLFVALLEVPAIVVGILLARQSAKDAGSGKLFHELTCNQGVLLLIGGIVIGAWAGERTAAVMPFFGQLFHGVLALFLLEMGRVAAARLKDVKGQGAFLLSFGIFMPLMGGVAGGLLGSLLGLSMGGVFLLAVLGSSASYIAVPAAMAVALPQANASVSITLSLAITFPFNVLVAIPVYLAFIQHWS; this is encoded by the coding sequence ATGCAGCTCGACATTGTTGTTGGCTTTTTCCTTCTTGGGGCATTGGCACAGCTGGTGCGCAGTGACCTGCGCCTGCCGACTGGCCTCTACCAAAGCTGTGTGATATTCCTGCTGTTAGCTATTGGCCTCAAGGGTGGTGCGGCTCTCAGTACTTACTCCGCATCGACCTTGGTGCCACAATCCCTGGCCGTACTGGCCTTTGGTGCATTGCTCCCACTTTTAGCTTTTCCGCTTCTGTACTGGGTCGGTAAGTGGACTCGCCTGGATGCTGCGGCCACGGCCGCTCACTACGGATCTGTCAGTGTCGCAACCTATGCAGTGGCGGTAGCGCTTCTCAATGCGCGCGGTATTGAATACGAAGCTTATTTTCCCCTGTTCGTCGCTCTGTTGGAAGTTCCCGCGATTGTAGTGGGTATCCTGCTGGCGCGGCAGTCAGCGAAAGATGCCGGCAGCGGGAAGTTGTTTCACGAGTTGACCTGCAACCAGGGGGTACTCTTGCTAATCGGCGGCATCGTAATTGGTGCTTGGGCGGGTGAGCGCACCGCAGCTGTGATGCCTTTCTTTGGGCAGCTGTTTCACGGAGTACTAGCGCTGTTTCTGCTGGAAATGGGCCGGGTAGCTGCAGCGCGGTTGAAAGATGTAAAGGGGCAGGGAGCCTTCCTGCTGAGCTTCGGCATCTTTATGCCCCTGATGGGTGGCGTTGCCGGGGGGTTACTGGGCTCCCTGCTCGGCCTGTCAATGGGGGGCGTTTTCCTGCTTGCGGTATTGGGTAGCAGTGCCTCCTATATCGCAGTGCCAGCGGCGATGGCCGTGGCATTGCCTCAGGCCAATGCCAGTGTCTCAATTACCCTGTCCCTGGCGATCACATTTCCCTTTAACGTGCTGGTGGCAATCCCCGTCTACCTGGCCTTCATTCAACACTGGAGTTAA
- the purE gene encoding 5-(carboxyamino)imidazole ribonucleotide mutase, protein MNSLPFEKVTIVMGSRSDWATMSNATKPLTELEVPFATAVVSAHRTPQRLVEFASEAHKNGTQVIIAGAGGSAHLPGMIAAMSPLPVIAVPVESRFMTGMDSLLSIVQMPRGVAVATQAVGASGAFNAGLMAAQMLSLTDAELQQRLIAWREQQSEQVPLSVE, encoded by the coding sequence GTGAATTCTCTGCCCTTTGAAAAAGTCACCATCGTAATGGGGTCGCGCTCCGATTGGGCCACCATGTCCAATGCGACCAAGCCGCTCACAGAGCTGGAGGTTCCTTTCGCCACTGCGGTAGTTTCCGCACACAGAACACCCCAACGCCTGGTGGAATTTGCCAGCGAGGCACACAAAAACGGTACCCAGGTCATTATTGCCGGCGCCGGTGGTTCGGCGCACCTGCCAGGCATGATTGCGGCAATGAGTCCGCTACCCGTGATTGCGGTACCCGTGGAAAGCCGTTTTATGACCGGGATGGACAGCCTGCTTTCAATTGTGCAGATGCCTCGTGGTGTCGCTGTTGCCACCCAGGCGGTGGGCGCTTCCGGTGCCTTTAATGCAGGCTTGATGGCCGCACAGATGCTGTCACTAACCGATGCCGAGTTGCAACAGCGGTTAATTGCCTGGAGGGAGCAACAAAGTGAGCAAGTGCCCTTGTCCGTGGAGTAG
- a CDS encoding 5-(carboxyamino)imidazole ribonucleotide synthase, with translation MSERTRHVAIVGCGQLAQMMAQEGQALGISFSFLAEEGENTRCVEGLGVLVNLKDHESGEALYRALGCPQVITAEREQVDVGLLRNLQQFCAVYPDPHVFEKAQHRLREKLALTESGLPVAPFLPALGADELWRALNTLGYPAFIKSCENGYDGKNQWRVKNQAQLEEAIEEAQSHPCVVEAAVDFSCEVSLVGVRSVSGEVKTYPLTENYHRQGTLLVSKAPFHNSHLMEQARAYLDKLMSDWSYVGALTLECFVTTEGLIVNEIAPRVHNSGHWTLVGADTSQFANHLRAILDMPLGDTECPSPTAMINMLGVNKSPSQKNEGVWLYGKSLREGRKMGHIILVDDCVHKLSQRSDAVIAELYA, from the coding sequence ATGAGTGAGCGAACCAGACATGTCGCTATTGTCGGTTGTGGACAACTGGCACAGATGATGGCGCAGGAGGGCCAGGCACTCGGTATTTCTTTCAGCTTCCTCGCTGAGGAGGGAGAAAATACCCGTTGCGTGGAAGGACTTGGTGTCCTTGTTAACCTTAAAGATCATGAGAGCGGAGAGGCGTTATACCGGGCCCTGGGCTGTCCACAGGTGATCACCGCTGAGCGCGAGCAGGTGGATGTGGGATTACTGCGTAACTTACAGCAGTTCTGTGCGGTCTATCCCGACCCCCATGTTTTTGAAAAAGCCCAGCACCGCTTGCGGGAGAAGCTGGCTCTGACAGAAAGCGGACTGCCAGTGGCGCCTTTTTTACCTGCATTGGGGGCTGATGAACTGTGGCGAGCCCTGAACACCCTGGGTTACCCAGCATTTATTAAAAGTTGTGAAAACGGCTACGATGGGAAAAACCAATGGCGGGTAAAGAACCAGGCGCAGCTTGAAGAGGCCATTGAGGAAGCCCAGAGCCACCCTTGCGTGGTGGAAGCGGCAGTAGATTTTTCCTGTGAAGTTTCCCTGGTTGGAGTGCGGTCAGTATCTGGAGAAGTGAAAACCTACCCTCTGACTGAAAATTATCATCGTCAGGGCACACTGCTGGTTTCCAAAGCGCCATTCCATAACTCTCACTTGATGGAACAGGCTCGCGCTTATCTGGATAAATTGATGAGCGATTGGAGCTATGTGGGCGCACTGACCCTGGAGTGCTTCGTGACTACCGAAGGGCTTATTGTCAACGAGATAGCGCCTAGAGTGCACAACAGTGGTCACTGGACCCTGGTAGGTGCAGACACCAGCCAATTCGCCAACCACTTACGTGCCATTCTCGATATGCCCCTGGGAGATACGGAATGTCCCAGCCCGACAGCGATGATTAATATGCTCGGTGTGAATAAATCACCATCGCAGAAAAATGAAGGTGTTTGGCTCTACGGCAAAAGTTTGAGGGAGGGACGCAAGATGGGACACATTATTCTCGTAGATGACTGCGTCCATAAACTATCTCAACGCAGTGATGCTGTTATTGCCGAGTTGTACGCTTAA
- the mnhG gene encoding monovalent cation/H(+) antiporter subunit G — translation MEVFDEVFIAVLILVGSAFGFSAALGLLRMPDFYTRMSTSGKAATLCCGLLLAGVATLFHDTQVTARAVAAILFLLLTVPVGVHMIARAAYRVGTPMWRGTSAQPRFKNPKRDLR, via the coding sequence GTGGAGGTTTTCGATGAGGTCTTTATTGCCGTACTGATACTGGTAGGCAGCGCTTTTGGATTCAGCGCCGCCCTGGGTTTATTGCGCATGCCGGATTTTTACACTCGTATGAGCACCTCCGGTAAGGCCGCCACACTCTGCTGTGGCCTTTTACTCGCAGGAGTGGCCACTTTATTTCATGATACCCAGGTGACTGCACGGGCAGTGGCAGCAATCCTGTTCCTGCTACTTACGGTGCCGGTAGGCGTGCATATGATCGCACGCGCTGCCTACCGGGTTGGTACCCCTATGTGGCGAGGAACTTCAGCCCAGCCCCGCTTTAAAAATCCGAAAAGGGACCTTCGCTAA
- a CDS encoding cation:proton antiporter, with the protein MPITIADIHSPIIVMAINISSLMLLLALVMCFLRIFFGPTLADRVVALDVLNILAVAYCALLAIASGQPVYLDAAIALALVAFLVSVAFARFIEKSGKKTVIHEGGGSGGFR; encoded by the coding sequence ATGCCGATAACTATTGCCGATATACATTCCCCCATTATCGTGATGGCAATCAATATTTCCTCGCTGATGCTGCTGTTGGCACTGGTGATGTGTTTTCTGCGTATATTTTTTGGGCCCACGCTCGCTGATCGGGTAGTCGCTTTGGATGTGTTGAATATTCTTGCAGTGGCTTACTGTGCGCTTTTAGCCATTGCCTCAGGGCAACCAGTGTACCTGGATGCGGCTATAGCACTGGCTCTGGTGGCGTTCCTGGTGAGTGTGGCCTTCGCCCGCTTTATTGAAAAGAGTGGTAAGAAAACCGTAATTCACGAAGGAGGCGGTAGTGGAGGTTTTCGATGA
- a CDS encoding Na+/H+ antiporter subunit E — translation MRVFLLNLLLAISWSALTGNATLTNLCFGFFIGYLALRVSPSLPGGSKYFHRLPRFAHLSVFFLQELVLSSLRAAYEVFSPKLKSRPMVVRIPLEITDRNQIFILTNLISLTPGTMVLEITRDHSELLVHTMFVDDPEAFREEIHQGFEKRVREAFS, via the coding sequence ATGCGCGTATTTTTACTCAACCTGTTACTGGCGATCAGCTGGTCCGCGCTTACCGGCAATGCAACACTGACGAACCTCTGCTTTGGTTTTTTTATCGGCTATTTAGCCCTGAGAGTTTCCCCCAGCTTACCCGGTGGGAGTAAGTACTTTCATCGCCTGCCACGTTTCGCACACCTTTCTGTTTTTTTCCTGCAGGAACTGGTGCTCTCCAGCCTGCGCGCAGCTTATGAAGTATTTTCCCCAAAACTAAAAAGCCGCCCCATGGTTGTGCGTATTCCCTTGGAAATTACGGACCGCAACCAAATCTTTATTCTCACCAATTTAATCTCCCTGACTCCGGGGACCATGGTACTGGAGATTACTCGGGATCACTCTGAGCTTCTGGTTCACACCATGTTTGTGGACGATCCGGAGGCTTTTCGCGAGGAGATTCATCAAGGCTTCGAAAAGCGGGTAAGGGAGGCCTTCTCCTGA
- a CDS encoding proton-conducting transporter membrane subunit — MALNLVSTLLMLTSIGMIYGLTGTLNMAQLHISLATVDNPVAVSALAVLFISAFGIKAAIFPLFFWLPASYHAPPVTVTAVFAGLLTKVGVYALIRTFTLIFPTDLGFTHNILLGTALLTMLTGVLGAAAQYEFRKILAFHIISQIGFLVLGLALNSPLALAGSVFYMVHNIVAKTNLFLISGTAQRLTGSYELSEIGGIYQASPLLSTFFFIAAFSLAGFPPLSGFWAKLLLLKASLDQAAYLVAAVALVTGALTLYSMSKIWAEVFWKDHPKSYCCNLYEIPRNERLQRLLPVALLALITLGLGLVPEPFIDYSLDAANELLEPSGYLNAVLGQGSTQYTGNH, encoded by the coding sequence GTGGCCCTGAATCTGGTGTCCACCCTGCTGATGCTCACATCAATTGGCATGATCTACGGGCTGACCGGCACTCTGAATATGGCGCAACTGCATATTTCCCTGGCTACTGTAGATAACCCTGTAGCGGTTTCCGCCCTGGCAGTACTATTTATCAGTGCTTTTGGCATCAAGGCAGCCATATTTCCTTTGTTTTTCTGGTTACCGGCCTCTTACCATGCACCTCCGGTAACCGTCACTGCCGTATTTGCCGGGCTTCTGACCAAGGTTGGCGTTTACGCCCTGATTCGTACCTTTACCCTGATATTCCCCACAGATTTGGGCTTTACACACAATATTCTTTTGGGCACCGCATTGCTCACTATGCTCACCGGCGTGTTAGGTGCAGCTGCACAGTATGAATTTCGCAAGATTCTCGCTTTTCATATCATTAGCCAGATCGGTTTTTTAGTACTCGGTTTGGCTCTTAATTCCCCCCTGGCACTGGCTGGCTCTGTTTTTTACATGGTGCACAATATCGTTGCCAAGACCAATTTATTCCTGATCAGCGGGACCGCCCAGCGTCTCACGGGCAGCTATGAATTGAGTGAAATTGGCGGGATTTACCAAGCCAGTCCACTACTTTCCACCTTCTTCTTTATTGCCGCCTTCAGCCTTGCCGGCTTTCCCCCCCTGTCGGGTTTCTGGGCCAAGCTATTGTTGTTAAAGGCCAGCCTTGACCAGGCCGCTTATTTAGTTGCTGCAGTGGCACTGGTTACCGGCGCACTGACCCTGTATTCAATGAGTAAGATCTGGGCAGAGGTATTTTGGAAGGACCACCCAAAAAGCTATTGCTGCAATTTATACGAGATACCGCGTAATGAAAGGCTGCAACGTTTACTACCGGTGGCCCTGCTGGCATTAATTACCCTGGGACTGGGTTTGGTGCCGGAACCTTTCATTGACTACTCTCTGGATGCCGCCAATGAACTGCTGGAGCCAAGTGGCTACCTGAATGCAGTACTGGGCCAGGGTTCCACCCAATACACGGGAAATCATTGA
- a CDS encoding Na+/H+ antiporter subunit C: MEGPIALVVGILIATGVYLMLARDLLHYLFGLVLISNAANLAIFITGRLTRASPALVPEGMDVPPLPVANPLPQALILTAIVIGFGLLAFALALIAQAYKVLGTLDVDSMRIAEPVRPKRKKLP, translated from the coding sequence ATGGAGGGCCCAATCGCACTTGTTGTCGGCATACTGATAGCCACGGGTGTCTACCTTATGTTGGCAAGGGACCTGTTGCACTACCTGTTTGGACTGGTGCTGATCAGTAATGCTGCCAACCTGGCAATTTTTATCACAGGCAGGTTGACTCGCGCCTCACCGGCCCTGGTTCCTGAAGGGATGGATGTACCGCCGTTGCCGGTTGCCAATCCACTGCCACAAGCCTTAATTCTGACTGCCATTGTCATCGGGTTTGGTCTGCTGGCCTTTGCCCTGGCGCTGATTGCACAAGCCTATAAGGTGCTTGGTACCCTGGACGTAGACTCCATGCGTATCGCTGAGCCGGTAAGGCCCAAGAGGAAAAAACTCCCTTGA
- a CDS encoding Na+/H+ antiporter subunit B, giving the protein MNSLILQTATRVLVALILVFSVYMLLRGHNYPGGGFIAGLIAASAFALFAMAWGIESAQRALRIPPGNLAVIGVLIAALSGMLAAFAGEAPFSAQWFQLTGNKGFGGISISNVLIFDIGVYLAILGAVLTLIFALEEAA; this is encoded by the coding sequence GTGAATTCCCTGATACTGCAAACTGCGACCCGAGTGCTGGTGGCGCTGATTCTGGTTTTCTCGGTATATATGCTGTTGCGCGGCCACAATTATCCCGGTGGGGGTTTTATTGCCGGATTGATCGCCGCTTCAGCATTCGCTCTCTTTGCCATGGCCTGGGGCATTGAGTCTGCACAAAGAGCCCTGAGGATTCCTCCGGGCAACCTGGCAGTTATTGGCGTGTTGATCGCGGCACTTTCCGGCATGCTGGCAGCTTTTGCCGGCGAGGCGCCCTTCTCTGCCCAGTGGTTTCAGTTGACCGGTAATAAAGGCTTTGGCGGCATCTCAATCAGTAATGTGTTGATTTTCGATATAGGTGTTTACCTGGCAATACTCGGTGCAGTACTTACCCTTATTTTTGCCCTGGAAGAGGCTGCTTGA